The following is a genomic window from Paralichthys olivaceus isolate ysfri-2021 chromosome 3, ASM2471397v2, whole genome shotgun sequence.
TAATAGATCTCAAAGCAGGTTACAGGAAAGAGTgctcttctttgtgtttttgggTGTGGTGTCCCATTATGTTTTAATGCATCGCTTCCTTTCACCAGAACCAAATATATTTTGGGAAACAGGAACCACATTCCTGTTTTTAGTAAAGGGGGTTTGTACGTTCCCCTATACATCTCACTGCAGCTTTTGGACAAAAAGTAATATTTGGCATTTATATCCACAGTCAAATATTcaggaaaacaaagcaaactgtCCAATGATACAACTCCCATCTTCATAAAAACAGATTGACACTAAAAGTaaatttgactttatttattttgaaagaaattcagttttaaatgtcCTGCTTGTTCTAAAATGTAATTCTCAAGTGAAACTATGACCTTGGTGACATCAAGGATCCATTGGACACTGTGGCCTTATGAGCCAGAGTGTTTTTGCCCTGATGACACATGAGACAGAAAGtaaagagacagtgagagaccTGCTCGGACACCCCCTCCCCGTAACGCAGGAGGGTCACAAAGTGCTCGCAGTTGCTCCCCAGCAGGTCGTAGGACACTTCCTGGCCAATGAGGACTTGCGCTCGCTGGATGATTTCACAGATGGGCAGGGGGGTGTGGTTGTGGTCGTATTTGTTGTTGACCCTGTACGAGTCACTTCCCACCACCTCCTTCAGCAGTTGCATGCGCACCACTGCCTTCCTGCTGAAGACGGACTTCACACTGGACATGGCGGCTGCCTGGCTCTCATCTGTACAGGGAGAGAAGGGCCTCAGTGGGATAGAACCAGTTTGTGTTGGGAACCATCACAAAGATCCTAAAGACATTGAAGGATCCTGACAGAATGGAAAAGCCAAACTGTTTCCACTTTgcaaactaaattaaaatgGGTGACAGgagtatttttattctttccccAAGACACATTCAGATTAGAAACTTGCTGTATCATGTCTCCAACACTCTATTATGGTAATTGTGGCCTCTAAAGTCTAAAtaagaagtgaaaaaacaatgcaaatacTAGTTCAAAGTGTGGACACACAACTCTTTTATTCAGTCTGAATCAGAGGTTCCCACTTACCAACAGGAGTCAAGTTGATGATGTAACCGTCTCCAAGGTAGAGAGCCCAGTGCTGATAGGCTGGTCGGAAGATCTCGATGAGGTCACCAGGCTGGGGGTCACCAGAGAGGACAGGAAGGTCAGGGTCATTGGAGGCCATCTACGAGGAAAAggccacagagacacagttttCAATTTGAAACCAGAGATTCAATCTTTTCATGAAAGCTAAATAAAGCACAGTGGTCTGCATGCGTCTATtagaaatcaaatattttgctgtaaaataatgatgttaaaatgtaaatattgtaaatatttcaAGTTACAGTctttcaaacaaacatctgaTGGAGGCCTTGAAAACTTTTCAAATAAGAGATTAAAAATTTCTAATTCAGATTGTATCTACACCTTTATAGACCACATACCTGCAGCATCAAGTATCAAAAGAAATTATATAAATTCGGGAAACTATGactgtaaacacatttttcgAAATGACCACTGACTTAAACGTGTCCCTATTTGGAGGTCACCAGGGTCATTCACATTCCATCGTTACAAAtttacattcatccatcattaaCACCATTCTGTCAGTCGACTTACAGT
Proteins encoded in this region:
- the plaat1 gene encoding phospholipase A and acyltransferase 1; its protein translation is MDKQQRNSTMASNDPDLPVLSGDPQPGDLIEIFRPAYQHWALYLGDGYIINLTPVDESQAAAMSSVKSVFSRKAVVRMQLLKEVVGSDSYRVNNKYDHNHTPLPICEIIQRAQVLIGQEVSYDLLGSNCEHFVTLLRYGEGVSEQATRAIGAISLVTAAASAFSVLGLINTRSRNRPF